A window of the Vanessa cardui chromosome 12, ilVanCard2.1, whole genome shotgun sequence genome harbors these coding sequences:
- the LOC124534291 gene encoding uncharacterized protein LOC124534291 codes for MDQLQKSIEQLATMFTAQMNEFQREVRASIPAASPSSNINAQFSAFRTFVMTALENLQVQLQILSRQQEEMEVRSRRNILLFHGVPQVNNEDPAEIVCKILNERLSLAEVTVSNIKRCHRLGRSNNSDKHRAICVKFFDQGLRNKIWYGKSKLKGSGITLSEFLTKGRHEAFVAARKRFGVSRSWTKDGCVVVVGPDGKHHRVVTVAEVNAIPEVVGSVNSAGDAVSAEPASFTQVGVRKQTSVASITPKPSVRPRKPYRK; via the coding sequence ATGGATCAGCTCCAGAAATCGATCGAGCAGCTAGCTACAATGTTCACAGCTCAAATGAATGAGTTCCAGAGGGAAGTTCGGGCATCTATTCCTGCAGCTAGTCCGTCATCTAATATAAATGCGCAATTTAGTGCATTCAGAACTTTTGTGATGACGGCGCTGGAGAACTTGCAGGTGCAGCTTCAGATTCTCTCCAGGCAGCAAGAGGAAATGGAAGTTCGATCCAGAAGAAACATCTTGCTTTTTCACGGTGTGCCCCAGGTCAACAATGAAGATCCAGCTGAGATTGTGTGCAAGATATTGAATGAGCGGCTATCCTTGGCAGAAGTCACAGTCAGCAATATCAAGAGGTGCCATCGCTTGGGTCGTTCAAATAATAGTGACAAGCATCGTGCCATCTGCGTTAAATTCTTTGATCAGGGGCTCCGCAACAAGATATGGTACGGCAAATCCAAATTAAAGGGCAGCGGTATCACATTATCCGAATTTCTGACGAAGGGCCGGCACGAAGCATTTGTTGCGGCTCGTAAACGGTTCGGGGTATCACGCAGCTGGACGAAAGACGGCTGTGTTGTTGTGGTCGGTCCTGACGGTAAGCACCATCGTGTCGTCACAGTGGCTGAAGTCAACGCTATTCCGGAGGTGGTTGGCAGCGTCAACAGTGCAGGTGACGCCGTGTCAGCCGAACCGGCATCCTTCACGCAGGTGGGAGTACGGAAGCAGACCTCAGTGGCTTCGATTACCCCGAAACCAAGTGTTAGGCCCAGAAAGCCCTACAGAAAATAG